From Myotis daubentonii chromosome 7, mMyoDau2.1, whole genome shotgun sequence, a single genomic window includes:
- the LOC132238730 gene encoding WW domain-binding protein 11-like yields the protein MGRRSTRSTKSGKFMNPTDQARKEARKRELKKNKKQRKMVRAAVLKMKDPKQIIQDMEKLDEMEFNPGQQPQLNEKVLKDKRKKLRETFERILRLYDKENPEIYKELRKLEVECEQKRAQLSQYFDAVKNAQHVEVDSIPLPDMPHAPSNILIQDIPLPGAQPPSILKKTPTYGPPTRAVSTLPLLGHGVPRLPPGRKPPGPPPGPPPPQVLQMYGRKVGFALDLPPRRRDEGMLCSPELAQRGHDDDVSSTSRDDGYPEDMDQDKHDDSDTDRSDGESDRDEFVHRDDNERNNNEEKKSGLSVRFADMPGKSRKKKNIKELTPLQAMMLRMAGQEIPEEGQEVEEFSEDDDEGDSDDSEADKQHKEDSLSDGTSASSQQQAPPHSVHPSQIQAPPMPEPPPLGPPPAPSLRPPGPPTGLPPGPPPGAPPFLRPPRMPGLQGPLPRLLPPGPPPGRPPGPPPGPPPGLPPGPPPRGLPPRLPPPAPPGIPPPHPGMMHPPLVPPLGPAPPGLFPPAPLPNPGVVSAPPNLIQRPKAYDASAATIEKKATATISAKPQITNPKAEITRFVPTALRVRRENKGVTAAPQRKSENDSAVPLAKAAPKSGPTVCVSIQTKDDAYEAFMKEMEGLLWQLLMPEHTSVHITGSWEKRLLGTLGKRATFIVRVFSNFSSRNILKFSLVWNSLHTREGISLRLGWLLKQFCCKRPFPFIPPLPSHFFPSNPLELVICCIFVFDFPVCCGLWSRDFWGE from the coding sequence ATGGGACGAAGATCCACAAGATCCACCAAGAGTGGAAAGTTTATGAACCCCACAGACCAAGCCCGAAAAGAAGCCCGGaagagagaattaaagaagaacaaaaaacaGCGCAAGATGGTACGAGCTGCAGTTCTGAAGATGAAGGACCCCAAACAAATTATCCAGGACATGGAGAAATTGGATGAGATGGAGTTTAACCCAGGGCAACAGCCACAACTAAATGAGAAGGTGTTGAAAGACAAGCGTAAAAAGCTGCGTGAAACCTTTGAACGTATTCTACGACTCTATGACAAAGAGAATCCAGAAATTTACAAAGAATTGAGAAAGCTAGAAGTAGAATGTGAACAGAAAAGGGCTCAGCTTAGCCAATATTTTGATGCTGTGAAGAATGCTCAGCATGTGGAAGTGGATAGTATCCCTTTGCCAGATATGCCTCATGCTCCTTCCAACATCTTGATCCAGGACATTCCACTTCCTGGTGCCCAACCACCCTCCATCCTTAAGAAGACCCCAACCTATGGACCTCCAACTAGGGCAGTTTCCACTCTTCCTCTTCTTGGGCATGGTGTTCCACGTTTGCCCCCTGGTAGAAAACCTCCGGGTCCGCCCCCTGGTCCACCTCCTCCTCAAGTCTTGCAAATGTACGGCCGTAAAGTGGGCTTTGCCCTGGATCTTCCCCCTCGCCGACGAGATGAAGGCATGTTATGTAGTCCTGAACTTGCTCAACGGGGCCATGATGATGATGTTTCCAGCACCAGCAGAGATGATGGCTATCCTGAGGACATGGATCAAGATAAGCATGATGACAGCGACACTGACAGATCAGATGGAGAAAGTGACAGAGATGAATTTGTGCACCGTGATGATAATGAAAGAaataacaatgaagaaaaaaagtcagGTCTGAGTGTACGATTTGCAGATATGCCTGGGAAATCCAGGAAGAAGAAGAACATTAAGGAGCTAACTCCTCTTCAAGCCATGATGCTTCGAATGGCAGGTCAGGAAATCCCCGAGGAGGGACAAGAAGTAGAGGAATTTTCAGAGGACGATGATGAAGGTGATTCTGATGATTCTGAAGCAGATAAGCAGCATAAAGAGGACTCTCTTTCTGATGGCACATCTGCTTCTTCACAGCAGCAAGCTCCCCCTCACTCTGTTCACCCTTCTCAGATACAAGCACCTCCCATGCCAGAACCACCTCCTCTTGGACCACCTCCTGCTCCAAGTTTACGGCCACCTGGACCACCTACAGGCCTTCCTCCTGGACCACCTCCAGGAGCTCCTCCATTCCTGAGACCACCCAGAATGCCAGGACTCCAAGGGCCTTTACCCCGACTTTTACCTCCAGGACCACCACCAGGCCGACCCCCTGGCCCTCCTCCAGGTCCGCCTCCAGGTCTGCCTCCTGGCCCTCCTCCTCGGGGACTCCCACCAAGGCTACCTCCCCCTGCACCTCCAGGTATCCCTCCACCTCATCCTGGCATGATGCACCCACCTTTGGTGCCTCCACTCGGACCTGCCCCACCTGGGCTTTTCCCACCAGCTCCCTTGCCAAACCCAGGAGTGGTAAGTGCTCCACCCAACCTTATCCAGCGACCCAAGGCGTATGACGCCAGTGCAGCCACCATTGAGAAGAAAGCCACAGCAACCATCAGTGCCAAGCCACAAATCACTAATCCCAAGGCAGAGATTACTCGATTCGTGCCCACCGCACTGAGGGTCCGTCGGGAGAATAAAGGGGTTACTGCTGCTCCCCAGAGAAAGTCAGAGAATGATTCTGCTGTGCCTCTTGCCAAAGCAGCTCCTAAATCTGGCCCAACTGTTTGTGTCTCAATACAAACTAAGGATGATGCATATGAAGCttttatgaaagaaatggaagggcTGCTGTGGCAACTTTTGATGCCCGAACACACTTCTGTTCATATCACTGGTTCGTGGGAAAAGAGGCTCTTAGGAACCTTAGGCAAAAGAGCTACTTTTATTGTCAGggtattttctaatttcagtTCAAGGAATATCTTAAAGTTTAGCCTTGTTTGGAATTCACTGCATACAAGAGAGGGTATTTCACTCAGGCTAGGTTGGTTACTGAAGCAGTTCTGCTGCAAACGTCCATTCCCTTTCATACCACCACTTCCATCCCATTTCTTCCCCTCCAATCCTCTGGAACTTGTGATCTGTTGCATATTTGTTTTTGATTTTCCTGTGTGCTGTGGGCTCTGGAGCAGAGATTTTTGGGGGGAATGA